The genomic region ACGCGAACAAGAGCAAGATGAAGGTGGTTGAAGGCTGCCCTTCTAATGCCCCCACGCCCCTGGATACAATCAAGGGCTGCCCTGCTGCAGCCAGCGAGACCAGGCTGACAAAAAATACCACGCCCGCCACCCGTTTGCGGTGGGGGGCAAAATAGCCGGCAATGCGCCGGATCAATTCAGGATCGCTGTAAGCGCGATCATAAGCTTCGGTATCGAGTCCGCTGAACATAGAATTAACCTCTTCCGGGCGGCTTAGCGGGGGACATTATACAAGGCTCGCCACAAATTCAAAAAGCGGCTGAACAGGAGTATCCAGATGACTATTGAAGGGTTTTTAACCGTAATGAGTATAACGCTTCATCTATTAATTTGAAATTGTAACAAAAAGGGATTATTATTGTAAAGGTTAAACAGAATTCATTGATTGGGGGAGTTATTTGTTTATGGGACATCCGTCTGCCTTTAATCCACATGCGCCAGGGGCGCCCGAACGGCAGTTGCAACTGGTGGTTCACGCCGGCCCTTTAGCCGGGAAGGGTTTTCCCATTACGGGCGCTACCCTGACCATTGGTCGAGATGCAACGAATGACATTACTTTGGATGACGAACAGGTATCCAGGTATCATGCCCGTTTGCTGCGGCAGCAAGACCAGGTGATTTTGGAAGATCTGGGGAGCACCAATGGCACCCTGGTTAACGGCAAGCCCATTATGGGCCAGCACGTGATGCAGCCGGCCGATATTATCAGTATTGGCTCATCTGTGTTTGGGGTCAAAGGTTTTACCGCGCCCCAAACAATGGGGATGACCCAACTTTCATCCCAACCGCCGCCCGTGCCTGTGCCTTCCGCGCCGGTTGTGCCCGCGCCTTCCTCTATGCCGCCGCCGCCGCTCCTGCCGTCACGGCCGTCGTCGGCAGAACCGTCAAGGATGACGCTTTTGGCCATTGGCGGCGCGTTGGCCCTGGTGGTGACTCTCCTGATTGTGGCCGTGCTGGCTGTTTATTATCTATTCACGCCGGACCGTGATACCATAGCCGAGATCCCCAAAGTAACTATCACGGCGCCTCTCAATAACAGCCAGGTCCGGGTCAACCAGCCGGTGACTATCCAGGCTACGGCGTCGGACCCAACCGGGGTGGAGCGGATGGAGTTGTGGGTGAGCGGCCTGAAAATTAGTGAGGCGGTTAGCCCCGCCCAGGGACAACCCACTCTGACTGCCTCTTTTCAGTGGACGCCGCAAGCGGCCGGGTCTTATACTCTGGAAGTGCGGGCGTATAATACCCGGGGCGCGGTCAGTACCCCCACAGTGATTACGGTTAATGCCGTGGGAGAGGGCGACAATACACCCACGCCCACGCCTACGGCCACGCTAACGCCAACGCCGGCCACGCCCACCGCCACGCCCGTGCCGGGCGCACCCTCCCTGACTACCCGGGCTGATCTTAATGTGCGGGGTGGACCGGGCACGCAGTATCCCTTATTGGGCTTACTGCCCACCGGCGCCACTGCCGAAATCCTGGGTAAAGACCCCACTTTTCAATGGTGGCAAATCCGGTTTGCCCCGGCCCCGGATCAACTCGGTTGGGTTTCGGCGGATTCGGCCTATTCCCAAGTTTTTAACGTGGAAAATATTCCCATTGTTCCGGCTCCTCCTACGCCCACCAACACGCCAACCCAAACGCCTACCCCCACCGCTACCCCCACTGCCACCACCATCCCGGCCACTTATACTTCTACGCCTATCCCTACAAATACCCCTACCCCTACAGACACCCCCACTGCCACTGGCGAACCAACCACCATAGAGTTTGAAGTGTCGCCCACGTCTATTGAAGAAGGCGGCGAATGTGTGACGATTACCTGGAATGTGACCGGGGTGAAGGAAATTTACTTTGAAGGAAACGGCGTGGGCGGCAGCGGCAATGTGACCGATTGCCCCAAAGACACCAAAACCTATACCCTGCGCGTGGTCAGGAAGGATAATTCTGAAGAAATCAGAGAAAGACCGGTGGTGGTGAATAATCCCATTGTCTCCAGGGGGCTGATTACGGTTGAGGCCAATCAAACCCTGGACGTTGACAAAGGCGAGATTCCGGGCGACGATTTTTGGTGGCGGGTTGAACCTGCTACCAGAAGGTTTGAGGTGCAGGCCGGGGTGCAGTTGGCGCCAATGCGAACGGTTAATAACCTCAAAGAATTAACCAAGAATGAGTGCAACAATGCAGACTTTAGCGCGTATAGCTTCATTGATGGCAGCGATGTAGTCACCGATCCAAACAATGCCCTGGTTTCCGGGCGTTCTGTTTGTTACAAAACCAACCAGGGGCGACTGGGCAAACTTCGTTTCCCGGAATATAGTACGGGGGCGCTAAGAGTGGAATGGTTGACCTGGAAATAGGATGATAAAAAGGCGGCAGGTTGTCCTTAGCTTTCTGGCCAACATAATAACTTCAGGAGGATAAACAACAATGTATGATAATGAGCCAACAATGATGGGCCATGGCCGGCCCGCAGCCAGCCTGGTTGTTCGACAAGGTTCTCAGGCAGGGATGAGTTTTTCGATAACGGGCAACCAGGTGATCATTGGCCGCGAAGAAGGATTGGACATTATTTTGCAAGACCCTGAATCCTCTCGACGCCATAGTCGCATTAGTTGGCAAGGCGGGCAATATGTGATTGAGGACCTGGGCAGCACCAACGGCACGTTTGTTAACGGGGTGCAGATTACTACCCCTCAAATCCTCAATCCGGGCGATAGTATTGGCATTGGGCAAACAGCCCTGGTCTTTCAAATGTCGGGGGCGCAGCCCGGCGCGTATCCGTATCAGGCTCCGCCCCAGCAGGCGCCGGTCTATGCTATGCCGTCTGGCGCTGCCCCCGCCAGGGAAAGCAAAACCACCCAATATTTGCTCTATGGGTGTGGCTGCCTGCTTTTGCTGGGCATCTGTATTTTGGTGGCCTTGGCGGCGCTGGTTCTATTGGCCCCCGGCCTGGTTGAAGATTTTACCGGCCTTGATATCTCCTTGAACCTGATGCATACCTATTTGAATACGGTTTAAGCCCGGCGTTGCGGCCAAAATTTCATTGTTAAAAAAGCCTACTATTTAGAGTAGGCTTTTTGTTGTTTAGGGGGGTATAAAATTATGGCCAGAAGTGAGCAATTATAAATCGCGCGGATTGTCAAGCGGCAGAATGACCTCAAAACTGGTGGGACCGCCAGGCCGGCTGGAAGCCTTGATTTGACCATGGTGCCGCTCAATAATGGCGTGGACAGAATATAAGCCCAACCCCAAGGCCTTGCCCACCGGCTTGGTGGTAAAAAAGGGTCTGAACAACTGCTCTAAGCCTTCAGCCGTGATTCCCTGGCCATTGTCGCTAATAGTAACCTGCACCTCCCGGTCCGATACCATTTGGGTGGAGATGGTAATTTGAGGCCGTTCGGCATAGCCGGCTACAGCGTCACGCGCATTGAGCAGCAGATTCATCCAGACCAGCTTCAAGTGGCTGACGCTGGCCGAAAGCCTCGGCTGGGCCTGGTAGTCTTTGCTCACCTCAATTTTGACCTTCTTCAAAGAACGAATGACCAGGGCCAGGGCGTCTTCGATGGTGTCAATTAAATTTGTTTCCACAAAAAAATAGGTTTCTTGATTGGAGAACTCCAAGAGATTCTTGACGATACTCTGAATACGCTCTGTGGCTTTATAGATGCCGTTGGTGAGTTCGTGCACCTCGCTGTTGGGCGCAACCTCAAGCAAAACCAATTGGCTATTGGCCATGGCCACGGTGAGCGGATTGTTAATCTGGTGGGCCACGCTGCCGGCCAATTGGCCAATGGCCACCAGATTGGCCGAACGAAACAGGGAGGCCTGCAAGTGCCGGCGCTCCGATACATCTTGGGCAAAAACAATGGCCTGTTCCACCTGCCCTAAGCGGTTGCGGATAGGATAAATGCGGAATTCTCTATCTTTGAGATAAGGCTCGGTTTCATTTTCGGGGGGGATCCAGGTGGTTTCTTGCCCGGTTTCCAGCGCTTCCCGGATTCTCTCTAATAACTCCGGTTCAGAACTGGTCCAACCCAACGAGAGATAACTTTTGCCAATCAAGTCGTCCGGTTGATATTGTTGCTGATCCATACTCACCCGGTTCAGGGCATTAATGGTCAAATCCTGGTCAACAATATAAAGATCGTCCGTAATGCCGTCAAACAATACTTGCAGGGTGTTTCGGCTGTGCAAAATCTTTTCCCGGCTCTGCGCTAGATCAATATAGGCCGAAGAGAGGCTTTGAAATAGATAAGCATTTTCAATGGCAATGGCGGCCCGATCACAAAAAACAGATAGCCAACGAACCTGATGATCGGGAAAGGCCGATAATTGGTTGCTGCCCAGGGCCAAAACGCCAATCAATCTGTCCCCGGAAACCATGGGGATGAGCAAGGCGGATTGCAGGGATTGGTTTTGCCATTCCGGGGCGGACGTTTTTTGGCAACAACAGATCTCCCGCTCAAGGGCCGTGTTTTGGGCCAGCGCGAATAAAAGGTCATTCTCCCGCGTTAGGCTACTAAACAGGGACGATG from Anaerolineae bacterium harbors:
- a CDS encoding GAF domain-containing protein: MRTSAILIASAQGPELKKILEAEAGHHAWPVELWRSDTPLVDQLSEQVYAVLLIEVELLPQMAPADSFLAGLTPVAPQTTVLVLAKPNQRQQAIAQLQHGAADYLLFPITGAELVLKLERILEIQALKQGQSPTQFKASANELLLLSEAGQEINQSLELDEVLKIVLSRAENTTGANLAGIYLADRNENLNKNEIVTRTSSLFSSLTRENDLLFALAQNTALEREICCCQKTSAPEWQNQSLQSALLIPMVSGDRLIGVLALGSNQLSAFPDHQVRWLSVFCDRAAIAIENAYLFQSLSSAYIDLAQSREKILHSRNTLQVLFDGITDDLYIVDQDLTINALNRVSMDQQQYQPDDLIGKSYLSLGWTSSEPELLERIREALETGQETTWIPPENETEPYLKDREFRIYPIRNRLGQVEQAIVFAQDVSERRHLQASLFRSANLVAIGQLAGSVAHQINNPLTVAMANSQLVLLEVAPNSEVHELTNGIYKATERIQSIVKNLLEFSNQETYFFVETNLIDTIEDALALVIRSLKKVKIEVSKDYQAQPRLSASVSHLKLVWMNLLLNARDAVAGYAERPQITISTQMVSDREVQVTISDNGQGITAEGLEQLFRPFFTTKPVGKALGLGLYSVHAIIERHHGQIKASSRPGGPTSFEVILPLDNPRDL
- a CDS encoding FHA domain-containing protein; its protein translation is MGHPSAFNPHAPGAPERQLQLVVHAGPLAGKGFPITGATLTIGRDATNDITLDDEQVSRYHARLLRQQDQVILEDLGSTNGTLVNGKPIMGQHVMQPADIISIGSSVFGVKGFTAPQTMGMTQLSSQPPPVPVPSAPVVPAPSSMPPPPLLPSRPSSAEPSRMTLLAIGGALALVVTLLIVAVLAVYYLFTPDRDTIAEIPKVTITAPLNNSQVRVNQPVTIQATASDPTGVERMELWVSGLKISEAVSPAQGQPTLTASFQWTPQAAGSYTLEVRAYNTRGAVSTPTVITVNAVGEGDNTPTPTPTATLTPTPATPTATPVPGAPSLTTRADLNVRGGPGTQYPLLGLLPTGATAEILGKDPTFQWWQIRFAPAPDQLGWVSADSAYSQVFNVENIPIVPAPPTPTNTPTQTPTPTATPTATTIPATYTSTPIPTNTPTPTDTPTATGEPTTIEFEVSPTSIEEGGECVTITWNVTGVKEIYFEGNGVGGSGNVTDCPKDTKTYTLRVVRKDNSEEIRERPVVVNNPIVSRGLITVEANQTLDVDKGEIPGDDFWWRVEPATRRFEVQAGVQLAPMRTVNNLKELTKNECNNADFSAYSFIDGSDVVTDPNNALVSGRSVCYKTNQGRLGKLRFPEYSTGALRVEWLTWK
- a CDS encoding FHA domain-containing protein, coding for MYDNEPTMMGHGRPAASLVVRQGSQAGMSFSITGNQVIIGREEGLDIILQDPESSRRHSRISWQGGQYVIEDLGSTNGTFVNGVQITTPQILNPGDSIGIGQTALVFQMSGAQPGAYPYQAPPQQAPVYAMPSGAAPARESKTTQYLLYGCGCLLLLGICILVALAALVLLAPGLVEDFTGLDISLNLMHTYLNTV